The window GgtctctggtagaggacccgagcctGGAGgaaaaaccacccgcggagggtgagaggggcgtttttctaatatatatatatatatatagtgtaaacacagggatgatgggatgagttttttttgcctaaaaacggcataatcctaatcaaaagtccactgggaacgctttgaaaacagatcaaaggtGATCAGAGTGTGAGTTTAAATGATTTGAGTCATAACTGCTTCAATAATAAAAGGACCATCTAAGCAAACTAAAATTAAAGGTCTCGTCTTTTTTCTGAAACGTAATGAGTGCTTCCATTTAGTTCTGGTCACATTCACCAGTAGATGGCACTGCAGAGCTGCATCACATCACCTGTCTATTCCAAGAGTATTGTGCAGAACTGTTCACTTTACCATAAACAACAGCAGAGACGGAAGCTTGAGCTTTTTCAGATTTTGAGGgtatcaaaaaaatgtttgacagctTGTAGGGAGAAATGGCAGAAATGAACTCAACAGCCCGCTCACCAATGATGACCGTGTTGTCGTCAGCGATGAGCATCTTGCTGTGGACGTAGATGAGCTCTGTGACGAGGCGTCCTTCCAGCTCAGCGTGAGTCCGCAGTCCAGCGAAGGAGATGTAGTTCATCCACTGATCGTCCACTACAAGAATGAGAgcagatatttttaaaaaaggagaaaaaatgaagctttcagTGGGATTCAGTGCATGCTTCCTTCTTGAACTTACTCTCTCTTTTTAGCTGGGAGATTATGGAAAATTCTCCTCTGATCATGGTTCTGAGGAAACACCAAACTCATTAATGTTTACAAACTGCACCTTTACAGCATAATGAGCTCAGGTTGTCACATCCCCATCCTCCTTCCTTCTATCCCAGCTGAGCTACCTGTAGTTGAAGTGCATGACAGCCTGGATGGCGTTCCCTCCTCCTGTGGTGATGTCACCTTCAAAGCCGGGGAGCAGCGGCGTCACCACATACACGCGGTACTTCTTACCTTCCCTGAAAGCAAATCATTTATGATTTTCGTTGCAGGAATCAGAAGATGACTCTGTATAATAGAAACGCATAACTATAAATAGATCATCTTAAATAATAGAAGCctaataggaaaaaaaacacattttaagtcATTAGTGCCTTTTTTCTACAAAAGAACTGTAATTATCAAGGAAGGTACTTGTGTGCTCTGATGATCCTCTCAATGATGGCGTCTCCAATCTTGTTATAAACCGTTTTGTTGTCGGCACAGCTGATGAAAAACTGATTCTGAGGGAGAAATGAGGACAAAAAgacacacaattaaaaaaatatatagtgaTTTTCTGTGAATTAGTTAATACAGATTATTTCTGGGGAAAAGTCACACAACTATCATTTTTCCATCGGTGTTACCAACTATTCAAATCttcaaaagaaagacaaagagaaGTTTTTCCCATTCAGACTTGATGGGTATTGAGTGACAGGTTAACACAGAAGCAAACTATTTTTCTAGCAACAGAGAAGGAACATTTCCCAGGGGAGCTGAATAAAACAGTTCAAAGGTAATCCAAGactttttcatgaaaggaaagtTTCCTTGAAACTGTTCAATTCTAAAAGAAATAGTAAATTTGAATAGTTAATTAAAGAGGGGCTTGTAAGAAAAATAGATACttcaaatatttctttgtgATAGTAATACTAATAAATCCAATCTAATTACTGACTATATTAACCATAGTAATGGTCGATATTGACTGACTCACTATCTGAAAATGTTATGAAAGGCAAAAGCTTTGCTTTTGCCTTTCATAACATTTTCAGATAGTGAGTCAGTCCGCTCGCTTGTTACACTTTAACTTCAGTGGTAGAAAATTAATTTTCTCTGAACCTGATTTCCCCTGAAAAATGGGACAATCCAGTAGCAAACATTGAAAACCACTGGTAGGATTCTCTACACCTGAGACGCAGGTTCCAGAGAAAAAGTGATGAGCTTTGAGACCAGCTACTGCTCTGAGCTGCAGCGTTTGTTAAGCATTTGATGGCGCCACTATCAGCTCTGAAAGGTGGGCCTGGGGAAACAATTACCTGAGCAGCACCACTGCTTACCTGTGCTAGATTGGGACAGAAAACTTGTTAAAGGAAGAATTGAAGCAGAAAGTgatttagattgttttttttgttttttttttaagcatttaagATGAATCCCATCGGAACTGTTTTACAATCAAAAAATGACTGTAAAAACCTGCTTTTGGTAATCCGTGCCTCATCAGTGACGTACCTCGATGTAGATGTAGTGCTTGCTCTTGGCGATGACCTGGATGTAGGCGTTATGGATGGACTCCTCGTGGTACTTTATGCCTGCTGACCAATCTGAAGCAGACCGCAACACCTGTAACACAAATATTGATTACTTTTCCAAAGAGGCacagtttgtacatttttatgcatgcatataaaatataaaaggggttacttaaaaaatgctattttgtcATTGTTCAATTTAAGTTTGATGTCCCTGACAATAAGGAAACTTATCACAAATCTTATCAAATTACAAAACTTATCACAAATCTTATCActgcaaaaactgtttgatttacATTCTTAGAAATAAAGCAAATGCAGCCAATTTTGCAAAAGAATTATTTCCAAAAGTCCAAAAGACAGATATTTACTTTGATTTAGGATTTAATAACAAAATAcactttaaacttaattcaattagaATGTTGAAACTTAACTAAATTCTAATTATATGTTCAGCTTTACCATTTTTATGTAAGTGAATTCCCGATCGTTTTTCTCATGTTTCAGCTGAAGcaagtccttttttttatttattttattaaaccacACACAGATCTTGGTGACCACGGCCCATGTGATTTATCAATCAAACAATTCCAAAACTTCTTTATCAGAGTACTCGGTCTTAACGGTCAGCTTTATAACaaacctgtttgtttgttttttaaaggtcaGTCATGTTTCAAATGTAAACATAATTTGACTGGACTGACCTACATGGCAGAGGTCAACAAACCACCATtcagcaacagcagcaacaaaaaGACAATTGGTCATTTAAGAAACGCACCAGGGttcatgttgaaaaaaagaCCGAACCGAGGTTGTATTTCCTCTTTCAGATCAGTAAGTTTAGTTGTGTCTTTCATTCGTCAGTTGGAAATTTGTTGCAGTTATGTAACTTTTTGGCTCACATGGACTCTTAGCATTTGCTGTCTTGTTTGCTTCCAGCAATGCTTGGAGATGTggtaattgttgaaaaaaaggagtttgCAGAGTGTGAGCTCTTCATTATTCTCCTCTCTTtctcatgctttttttttgatttgtcaATAAACATCAGAATTTCACATCCACATGTTTTCTTACCTGCACTTTGGCATTCACACTTCCTGGGACCTGGTACTTAAGCTCATTGGCTGTAGAATGAGATTTGGGCAGCAGGAACGGGTACGACAGAGAGCGATACTTTGGCTTCATAATCTATGAGAGGAGGAAAATGTGGGCAGAGATGGTAAATTTAGAGTTAGAAAGAGGCGTATTGGAAATGAAAGCAACTCCAAGAGGAGAGGAGAAAACTTAGCAGTAAGAAAAGACTAAACAAGAAGCAGTTGACTTTAACAAACTTATCTTCTCCCTTCTCCCCACTGTGGCATCAGTGTAACAGGAAAACATCACAAATGTGTTCTCTGGTCCATGTGGTTTGTGGAATATTccacataatttttttttaaggaaaaataagTCTGGTTCTAATGGGTTAATAAAACAAACCAACTCCTGCTCACTATAACTTTTAATAtaacatattttcatttgtgaGACACTAAAGAAGAAATGATTGACAGTCAATgaagccacaaaaacacaaattcctgGTTTTAACACAGAAAGGCCGTTGTTTAAAGGATGCACTGTACTGTTTGTGCTTCTTATTATGTAAATGTTCCTGCCTTGGTGAAATTCCAGCGCTGAATAAAATGCCTTGCCACATCTCGAGCAGCTCGGCCGTGAACCACAGAGGCGATGTCATGCCACGGCATTCTGGGAGTGGTGTACCTATCAATAAagtctgcaaagaaaaaagcaagaaaaaaaaatcaataaactcAAAGATTAAAAGATTGaaggattattaaaaaaaaaggtgtgaccAGACGGAAGTGACTCAAATTGATTGTACAATCAAAGTTTTGAAAAGTGTCGGTGGAGAGCAGTTTGAATCtccataaagttttaaaaacataaattgtcATATCATAAAATATCTGTGAATTTTAACAAAACCAATTGCTCTgagccaacagtcctgcccacaactcagaggggaatgtGTAATTAAGTTTGACATTTCTAGattaaagagtaaaaaaaaaacacattaacacaTTATCATTAAGATCTGAAAACTACAGTTACCACGatctaaattatttattttttataacttcTGAAagggacaattacagttgcatagaaaacatatgtttgcttgttactctagcattaatccttttacatttaattctgtcaggttaggttatatggacagtgtttaagtcatAGTGTatgttgcccaatccgatatttcaagtccaattccccctagatatgaataaatacacaccaatgtttattttttattttaagaagttaaaaacttttatggCCCGCGGgcattgagtttgacacatgtggtctgACCAAGAATGGGTAAGATTTGACTTAATTTCTCTAAAAGTGCTTCTACATTTCAGctttgtttagtaaaaaaaacaaaacaaactaaaacatatttttggccACATGAAGTTATTTCCATACATGTGAGACGATGGATTACTTCTTTATGATCACATGACCTCAAACCTAACCAATAGGGTGTACTTTGCCCCGCATAGTGTTTTATttagagtgtgtgtgtttgagtacCGGACCATCAAAAGGTTTCTCCAGCTGGATCCAGTCCCTGTAGACGAAGTTGCAGTAGTCTTTTCCGTGCCAGAAACGGGTGTTGCCCTGCAGCTCTCCGACATCAGTTTTAAGGCTTCCCACAGAACCACTccctaaaaaaagacacacaaaatgaGGCTTTCACCTGAGGGGGTGtatgtgtgttgtttttctgcaggagcAGCTTTCCCCCACCCGCACTGTCGACACTGCTAACACTGTCCACATGCTGCAGGGTGTGTTTTTGCAGGTGTCTGTACAGACTGAAGCGGGCGATCCGGGTGCGCCCGACTCCCTTCAGCTTAGGCAAGTCTGTCGAATCTGCAGGCGGCTTCCCTTGACCATTAGTCACAGATACTCCATCAGAGGGGAGCAATCCCTTATCaaatgaaaagagaaacaaatggatttgagaataaaaaattattattgCAGCTGAAGCTTTTCCTGTTAGCTAGCGCACAAGCAGGAACAAAGTTTTAGTAACAAAGTGTGTCAATCTTATTctgaatttcaaaatattttttctcctGTTAAATCAGTGAAACATGTTCACAGCAGGgctttttaaaacatacaaTGTATGAATTGATTGCACTAAATCCAAAAGTTAGCGTTTGACATTTAATCTGCTTCATGCATTAACCTAAAGATCTTCACTCTTATTTTTTGTGTATAAATAGCAAATAGTTTAAGCTTTAAACCTTTTTACGCTGGCAAACTTTCCTCTTGCTTTTGTATCAGTCTGCTGATGgggaaaataccattttttggaacagaaaaccttttaatATTGTCTTCCAggacaacattaaaaacatttttaatggatCAATTCCTGGGACTATCATCCATTCGCTGAAATACAACCTttcttgaaaaatgtaaatgttaagaAGAGCTCCCATTTCATTCTGGGTTTTTCACATATATACTATTTACAGTATTGATACTTATTTAGAACATCTTTGTataatttaagacaaaaatggCACAATAAGTGGATATACATTGTAAGAATTTAGCTACTGTAATTAAGTAAATCCTAGTAAACCTCGCTGAGAATCATCAAACGCCTCTGGACAGAGTTTTGCAATGCAATAAAAAAGACTGAACATCAAACTCATGATGCGTATAAGGAGAAGACTGGAAATActctaatagaataaataataaaaataataacaatctttgtaccttttttttttaaactgcatgcCTCTCAGTAGGAAATCTAGCTCAGATTTTACCGTTAACTTCTATAATGGAGATAATAAAGTtaatttttattcaataaatGCAAAGGAgttgaaagaagaagaataaaaagttttttgtttgtatgaatgaaaaaaatgaaatgatgcaGAGCGATGGAGTGTAATCATTTGCACTAAACCTTCAATATATGCACACCATGTCACTGCAGGATGTCACTTCATATACGTAAAGTGTTATTTACTCATTTCGCCTTCTCATTTATGTCTTCCAGAAAGTCCCTTCTTTCCTGCTCATATCTTTTTatcagtcagaaaaaaaaaacgttttttttctgtataaagTTATTTCAGGAAGAGTGTCAAACCTGCTCCAAGGCAACAGAGCGCGTCACGCTGCCGACATCTGTCAGCCGATGCTCTCCGTCGTCCCAGCGACCATACGCCAGGTCAATCCCACCCACAAAGGCCACCGATTGGTCAATAACCACAATCTTCTCGTGGTGTGCCCACAGATATACGGAGGAGGAGACGTGGTCTGGATGGCGCATCACCTAGATCCAAAAAGCAGAATATGACGCATAACATGCATAAAACGTGATATAATAcgtgttgtatttttttactattgGGCTCTGTAAGAAACTGTAAAGGATAGAATATTTTAGATACAGTGAGATTATGactaaatattgaaatgttgaaatgcactGTCATAGtaaatgcataaaaatgaaTCACTTTCAGAACTGTGACAGGTCTAATAGGTGCCATTGCAAATAAGAGTGAGGGTAGTACTGAtccagacccactctgatgtgTTATGTGAtctgtttttaacgtgttcttgtgacatttttctcatgatgaaggacatttattgagaaaacaaatcttaaaGTTGCAtgcaagtatttttttattcaaattgttgtgaataaggagaggatgaaaaaaattcagtttgaataAGATCGGACTGGGGTTATAGCGAgccgcaagctccctgctctgctccgtttGGATGCATCTACTTAGAGACGACTAATTCCacatatgtctttgttttcctcgtctgagctggaatctggctcaaaactgtacactatttttgttgcactagtaaCATAAGGTCTAATCTAATCACTAAGGTCGGGGTTGTGAGTGGCTGTGAGCCAACGGCTGTAAACTATGAGTgacaggaaggggggcggggttgttttGCACCAACAGTCTTGCCCTCAACTCAGAAAAGTTTGCTaacgaactactgccgctctgcagaaaccatgtcctagaaaacaacaccgtttttttttattttggataaaaacagcatacgcataattaaaagacaacaggGAATGTCTTGAAAATAGATAAGAAGACGGGAATGTCTCTTAAATCTACTGTTTGGCTTTTGAAGGATGTTACAGGCGTTAGGACAGTTTCTGAGTAACATGATCCATTTAAAGGCTTTCTAAAGTTGGATGGCACAGGTCTGCTTTAACAGTTCTACCCGAAATTTGAATTGGAACCAATGAAGGTACTGTATAAGGAATTGCAGGAgcagaaaatatttttggtGATCAAACTTGAAAATCAGCCTGAAAAGTTTAGATTGCAGTGTGCAGAGCCTGAAGTTACTCTGCAAAAGGGGATTAGGAACATGATGCAGATTCAGGCAGTGAAGTTCAATGAGCTGTGAAGATGAATGTCATTAAATAGACCTAAATGTTGGTGCTTTATGGGCCAAATTTAGAGGCTCTAATGCGAAAGGCATCTTACTCAGAAACATTACAAGCTTTAAAAGGACATGGGTGGCAAACTGAGTCAGGCATGAACTTAATGTGTTATGTTGTCCAAAGAGACAACTGGAATATGGTAGAGTGGAAaggtaaaaatgaacaaaagatcTTAGCACCATGCCTTGGGGGGCATCCTTAATGATGCAAATGGTTAGAACtgcttttccctttttattaAATCTTGAAGGAACGTTCGCTAATCTCCAATATAAATCAAAGAAATCTTTACTTATGCAGCACTTTACAAAAGGTCGCACAAAGTGCTGCACACCAAAATAAGTagtatataaaaaagaaagcacaataatataaaaatggaaacccacacacacacagacacacacacaaacatacacacatacactccTGCACAAAACCTCCAACCCTCTTTATCGATGTAGACAGACATTGGGAAACAGACAAGAGTCTTTGACGCCTGgaaaagacatttgaaaaagatcaccTTCCTGGATCGAGTATTTTCACCATATTGAAAGGTGTAGAAAAGTCCAGAAAGATAAGAACAAAGTTTTACAGCAGCTTAAGTTGCCTTAAAGATGACTTTCATAAACCTCTACAAAACACGACAGAAAGAACCACCAAACCTGAAACATACTAACTGAATAAATTCGGAGATACCAAATGATATTTCCTAACTTCTATttgtatttctaaaaaaattacattcatGCTCCCTGGTAAAATATGAGATCAACAATGGTAAGACAGGAAAGCCTAACCTTGATGTTGGGGTGTAGATGCATGAGTGTCCTTTTGCTGTAGCCTGAATTGATGCCCAAAGCGAGCTCCACTTCCTTATATAGCATCACAAAGATTCGAACTCCTTGTTGCTGTGGGAAAAGGTCAAGTGAGAAACATTTGAACTAATTTTGAGGAAATTACATAAAATCAAGAGGAATGTGGATGAGGCTATGAAAATTTGACTGAACAACTCTTTCCACACCTACACACTACACATGCCCGCTTACAGAACATAATGTGTTCATTAGCAGAGAGCATTTTAGCCAACAGGTCATTTTACCCAAATAGAACAGGGCTGCCAACTTACTGCTTTACGTTTGAGGATATGATCAAGCCGCCATCTGTTGCCCTCCACCACCGGTCTTTTCAGGAAGATTTCTGGACTCAACCTGGGAAAAAACCCAAAGCAACGTTAACAAGAAACAGCACATGAACATAATTTCTGGCATACATTTGTGGGTTAATGCTTAACTTTTCAAATGGTCTTTGAATAGACAAACAGCCAAAGCTTACACATCTGCAACACAACTGGCTCTAACGCCACAATGAAGTGTGGCACTTCACTAGTAAAGACCATAAGCAGTACCAACGAGTACTGCCTGACAAATATAGAATTAAACAGCTGCATGTGCTGCTTAGTGGGACCAAAAACTGTGACGCCTGAAATCACAGACGTGAGATGTGAGACATTAAATTTAATCACATTGCAATTCTCCTCAAAGAACAGAAGCCTTTACATGCAGATGCAGGCAGACATTGTAAAAAGCATCTTGAGGTACTTTGTGACATCTAATCACTGCACTGTGGATACGTCAGAACCATTCTGAAACGTCACAATCTGTGATGATAAACATACATAAAGAGACAGGAAGTAAAGacagggggggggacaaaaggAGGCACAGAGGCAGCGTAAACAGATACAGAATATGTCTAAATCATGGAGTAAGAATATAATGTGAGTCAGTCTAATCTATTGGCCCTTTGGTAAGCCTTGACTTTTTAGGAATACACATTGTATTGCACCAATGTAACTGCTTGTTGTAATTCATCGGAGATCATGGAGGTGTCACAAGAAGTCAGGCACAACCTTCAAAAAGAGTCTGGATGGGAAATACATGGCCCTGACAGACATTCAAAAACTGGATCCCTGTTGATAGTTGACAAAACCACTGGTGTCAAGACAAAAAACGCTTAAGAAACCCCTTGGGAGGGGTCGGAGGGCGAACTATCAGAGTCACCATCCAAGATGAAGTCAGCAATATCTAGCTTTTAATCAGCCAGATGGTTCCCCGCAACAAATATCAGCAAAAATCCAGTAAGAAGAATGAATAAAGAACATGGCTCCTCAGATGGAGGGATACGCCTTtcatgtataaaaaaacaactggtcTCAACTGAGCTAAAAAAGAGGTGAAGACAAGACCCTAAAGGGCAAAAGGTTCATCTCATTCCAGCACATCATATGAGTAAGGCAGCCACGGCCATACCCATGTGTCTGGAATATGAAGAGGAACATACAGCATGTACCGAATATGGACTAACTACTAGGACTAAAATTAGAGTCCAAGTCAATCTATGAAGataataaatgaaagacaaCTGACTCTAAAACTGATGTCTAATGATAGGAGTCATGTGAATCTGGATGGAGTGTCACTGGTTTGAGTCTCTGGAGCAGGATGATCAaatctgtgagagacagaaacctttaaaaaaatgtagtttactGTTTCGAATCTCACCTGGATGCTCCTGCGCTAATGCTAATCTTatctttttccatatttttttctgttgtgcaagttattcaagttctaaactggccaatctgatgcctcaat is drawn from Oryzias latipes chromosome 22, ASM223467v1 and contains these coding sequences:
- the pld1 gene encoding phospholipase D1 isoform X2 — translated: MKHGEFTWVIKRKEKHFLELHRELRTYKALMRIPLPSRSHTVRRKTVKKSEVREMPTLPRGGGDELARDEQVSSRRRQLEDYLNGLLKMALYRKLHYTMEFIDVSQLSFIHDLGPKGLEGMVYKRSGGHRIPGLNCCGQNRACYRWSKRWLVVKDSFLLYMKPDSGAISFVLLVDKEFNIKMDSKDTETQHGVRVDSLSRTLVFKCISYRYARWWGQSIENFVRSHGKAFLRDHRFGSFAQEQENIPAKWYVNGKTYMEDVADALEEAKEEIFITDWWLSPEIFLKRPVVEGNRWRLDHILKRKAQQGVRIFVMLYKEVELALGINSGYSKRTLMHLHPNIKVMRHPDHVSSSVYLWAHHEKIVVIDQSVAFVGGIDLAYGRWDDGEHRLTDVGSVTRSVALEQGLLPSDGVSVTNGQGKPPADSTDLPKLKGVGRTRIARFSLYRHLQKHTLQHVDSVSSVDSAGSGSVGSLKTDVGELQGNTRFWHGKDYCNFVYRDWIQLEKPFDDFIDRYTTPRMPWHDIASVVHGRAARDVARHFIQRWNFTKIMKPKYRSLSYPFLLPKSHSTANELKYQVPGSVNAKVQVLRSASDWSAGIKYHEESIHNAYIQVIAKSKHYIYIENQFFISCADNKTVYNKIGDAIIERIIRAHKEGKKYRVYVVTPLLPGFEGDITTGGGNAIQAVMHFNYRTMIRGEFSIISQLKREMDDQWMNYISFAGLRTHAELEGRLVTELIYVHSKMLIADDNTVIIGSANINDRSMLGKRDSEVAVIVEDLETVPSLMDGQEYEAGAYALKLRLECFRTILGGHTDSSIDLVDPISDRFYKEVWMTTAGRNATIYEKVFRCLPSSLVRNMSELENYQTTPGLAQTEKARAQEELRKIRGFLVQFPLDFLSEHNLMPSVGTKESMVPTEIWT